The DNA sequence AGCTATCCCGACAGCTCTCAGGCTTGGAGAGTCCTGTCTAGGAACCAAAAAACCATTAGGAATAGCAAATTATTTATCAGTGAATGATTTTCCAGTCAACTACTTTAGAAATTTGCCAGAAACTTCATTGCACCAGAGGACAGTTTAGTGCTGACTGTACTAAGACATACACCCATAGGTATGGTTACTGTTCTGGGTTGCCATCATGGGTGTAATGGGTTTGTCAGGAGTGCCAGTATTGTGCTCTTACTTAGTGATAAGTTGCATGCACCTTGGTTCAGTTTAAGCAGGGATTGGTGAGCCTTTTCTATAGTTCAAGTGCTGAATCTGagccccactgaagtcaatgggagctgaatgttaCACAGTACTCCTACTCCTTCACAAAAATCaatttaaagtgtaaataaaacataaaaccaGTTTTTGTCaaatcctttaattaaaaaaaaagtcctatgaTGGTCAGCCATTATCAACTACATCATCCAGTGATGGAAatccagtgatggagaacctgCTGCTTCCCTCGTGTTCAATGACAGGTCCTATGGATGACAGCTGTTAAAAACAAAGCAGCGGGGGGCTTTCAGGTGATTCAGGGGGCTTTCAGGTGATGGTATTTGCCATATTATTGGGAGAGATTAGACTGTGAAAGGGAAAAGAAGTGGAATGAGACAATTGGCTTTGCTGCAGATCTCAAATGCTAACTAGGAATATGCTGATAGAAGGCGAACAAAGTGAGCGAGAGATGAGGTTATCAGTCTTCTGATtcttttttcactgtccagtcagtgGGGGGGGTGGGCTGTAAATGTTACTTTACACAcaacagagaaaaatcaggtctcctgacCTGCCAGACAGGGCTTTGTTATGTGGCAGAGCTGTTTGAATTTCAAGACCAGAGTGTACAGAAATAAatgtctttggcaggtaaaacagctcccgcATTTCATCTGTGTGTTTGGCAGTATTCTCTTTCATTTATACCTTTACTGGGCTTTAGGTGGAAGAATAAATTATGGAGTTTGGGTTTCTGGCATGTACTAAAGTCACTAaaatgtttgcctggagttcaactgtAAATTCAGCACCTTCCTTTCTCAGACTAAAGATTTGAGCCCTCAAGGCCTGGGCTTACTTCTAGGACTCCAGACTCATGACCCATTTGGAATGTGGTAAAGCATGTATATCGGTTCCCAACTTACTAGGGCTAAACCCCTGATAAATTGGTCAGCTGATAAATATGCTGAATCAACCTTTATTCACAACACATCCCTATAAAAGCATGTCTGTGGCATTTGTGTGCTGTTTTATGCCCTTTAGCTTTGTTCGTATCTTTAATTTATGGCCAGAGTGCCGTAGTACTATGAAAAGGCAGGCCATACCTAATATGGCTCAGATCTCCCAAGGTCATTCCTTACCACCCCATGCCCCTTTCCCCTTCATCTTTATGTGTAACATAGAACTTTGGACAAAAACATTAAGCATGCTTTAAGAAATTCTAGCAGTCAGTGAGCATGTATTGATATATGCCTGTGCTTTAAAGTAAACTTGTGCTTTTCCCATGCAGGGCTGTAGGCAAGTGTTGGGCTTTGGTTTGTCTGTTGACTTAAAGATGGCACTAAGTCACTTCTTCAGGCTGGAAACAACTCAGTGTCCCCTATTATGGGCTCCAGACAGCCATCTCGGGGAGGTCAGAGTCTCCTGTTAGATGCCGAAAACCTGTGAGATTTGGATGACCATTTTTGACACAGTAGTGTCCTAAATAGTACTTTCTGCATCATTCCAGCAGTATAGGAGTAATTAAGGACAGAACCACACTGGGCAGGAGAGAGTGAGAGCAGCGTTAGGTAATGGTACCTGACGAGGAGGGAAATAGCAAGTTTCCCCTTACAGGGCATATCTTCTGCTAGCTTTTTGGAACTGTCTTCCACCACCAGCAGGACAATCTGCAAGGACTTTTAGGGGAAGAGCAATGCCGTCATCTGAATACCTCCTTCAAAAGAAATTCTCCTCAGACATTCAGGAGTCTTTAAGCTTATATTATATTGCTGTTGGAAAAAATTGCCTTGTTGAGGAACTTTACCTTTCTGCTTGAAAAAGTGAGTAACCTGCAACTTATGTGGTGTCATTTCTGTAGACTCTCttatttaaaaaagtgttaaagtaTGGTTTAAGCATTAATGTGTGTTGACTACTCTAAATTCCTATGTACTCTGGTTAAGCCCCACATTTGTGCAAACTTGATGGGCCCAGGGGCAGGTGGTGATTAGTGGAAAAGAGTCATGCTCTTGGAGATGAGAGAGAATTGTATTATGGAACCCACGCCAGGTGACCTGGGCTCCTGTGTGACATGAGCCCCAGGTGTTCTATTGGACTCCCAGAGACCTAATGTGAACCACGGAAAATTGCAGGGCTCTGCATGAGAGATGCTCTGGGCAAATTGGTTTGTTATGAACTTACTGGACTACAGAAATATCGAAAAGGAGCCATTGCTTTTTGTTATTTTCAACCTATACTGTGGTGTTGATATTATCCTGCACCATCCCCTCaccagcccatagacttctatgcagagtgctgagaaTCATGGGCATTGCAGTTAAAAATGACAGGCATATAATGAGGCTTATGGACCCTTTGCAATGTAATTTCCAAGAGACACTGGGGCAAGGAGGAAGACTgaagctgcttttctgagattgtTTAATCAGGTTCTTCCTCTTGTCACTGAGGGAACCAATGAGAGCACATCTGCTGCATACTGACCAGAGTGCTGACCAGCAGAGACACCCGAAGCAGCACAGCACAGACCGCAGCGACTGCATCTACACTATTGCAGCAGGGAGACCACAGCATCTTCTCACCCTCTACTTCCCACCACTAAATCTCTGGAAGCATTATGTGGAGATAATGAGGGCCCCCCCTTTTCTGCTGAGAGTACACTTCCCATTGTTCACACTGCTAGCAGGGACTCACTAGAGGCAGGACATTAATTATACTGCCCCTTTACTACACCTGTATCACACCTATACCGCATCATTTCTGCATCTTTACTGCACTTTTACTGCATGCTGGTTTACCAAAACTATCATTAAGTGCACCAACGCTTCTTAAATGGCCTTAATGATAGCCAGCAGAAGAGCAACATCAAGGGCTGCCCCTCCTGTAAAGCCGCCCTGCAAGTCACCTACATTCTCTTCTCCAATTTCCTTTATTTCTATGGACATTGCACATCCAGTGTTTCCAGGTCTAGCAGCTtcattactgctcactgctgcgttagtgcacttttactgcagtatattgaagtgcgtcagggcacttttactgcaatgtattggagtgcgttagtgcacttttactgcaatatattgaagtgcattccttcagttttactgcagtatattgaagtgtgttagtacACTTTTACTGCACTATATTGAAATGTGTCAGGgcgcttttactgcagtatattgaagtgcgtcagggcacttttactgcagtatattgaagtgcatcagggcacttttactgcagtatattgaagtgtgtcatggcacttttactgcagtatattgaagtgtgttagtgcacatttactgcaatatattgaagtgtgtcagcgCACTCCTACTTCATTATAATTATATGCGTTAgtgtacttttactgcagtataattaAGTCGTCAgtgtacttttactgcagtatattgtagtgtgtcagtgtagtgtgttcgTGTAGTGAgccctcaagttaaagtgcaccaaacaccactttccattgattaaagtgcatccaagtacacattttctcgtctctattacatttcagtaaaaagcccccccatcatgtctgggaggccaacaagaagagagacattcccatggcactgtgagggggccagccaCAAATTTTTTAGTATAGGTTCCATGGGCACAATTAATACCCAAggcaaggaccaatttttccacacctgtttgacaggtgcatataatttaatttttttacagcaaggccaattcttgctttcatcaagagtacctccatagggttatggtgtaaaggtaccaccgacacccaaagcctaatttttctgcacctgttacttctatccaaagtctgccaaacagacaccagaatttatccaaaaaatctctaatcttgttccgagtgcactaaattggggcctcatcatacagactggctccgcaagccgttgtttataaaatgAAGAAAGTTTgaatgaaaaatgtaatttttttggctttataaatgtcattattgctacaGCAGGTTCATAAACACAGTACAAATGCACGACTAGGAGGacccccccaggcattatatttcaagaaatttttttttcattttcagtaaatcactgctcatttaaaaatgatctgtTTTACAAACcctttcattgatacatgtcctctggggcagtaccTGGATCCCCATAgcctttgtatgcccaattacttgcatataagacttcaaaatgggcacttttgatttttccaggttgggtcccatagacttcaatggggttcattgttcggctccgaacttttgcaatgttcaaaagttctggcacAAATTGAACCGGAGGGGGGGATaatggtgttcggcccatctctacttatTACTAATCAccctgtatgctaaattgtgtgaTTAACATTGTTGATCCATCTCTATGCTTGCTTTGTTACCAACCATATCAGACGGCAATATATTATGTTTGCCTTTACTAACTGGCTCACTGCCTGTTTTCTTTGCTAAAGTATCTACTATTGGGTGTCAAGTATTACTTTCAGTTGTTTTCTGTGATACTGTGATAttatatgtttgtacactcaacctaatGTGTCAGAGGGGCTAAAGTTCTTAaagaggttgaggcaaagaacagaggacccatcctaaccAGCAGCTCCTATAAGGGTGGGGTAGAACAAAGGGGATAAGGATTGGCACAAAGGTAAAGGCCAGCGTTTCACAGGGGTGCTGTAAGTTATTAAAGGCTGGTATAGAAAGTAGCATGGGCAATATAAAATCAAATGGGAAACAAATTAAAAACCAGAGGAATGTCCAAAAAGTCCATACAAATCCATAGGAATACATTGGCTGTACACTCTATGGCAGCTCAGTGGGCAAGTAAGAAGCAACTTGCCCTTGCGTTCCACAGCTCAAAGAAGCACCGGAATCCACCGGcggcacctgttggagcacacagtcGCATAGGAGAACTTGCAAACACCGCTCCTTGGATGGGAACACTTGTAGTGCTACATGCTGATTTTTACTTcacctttgtgagtacctgtctGTATGATTTTATTAAATAATCTTAATGCTACATTTAGATTGTGCTTGTGCACTATCCTAGTCCTATAGGGGTAGTACTGCATTATTAAATCTGTTATAATatttatgctatatatatatataataggtaGACCCTCTGCAGTAAAGAGGAAAACTAAAAACAAACAACAGAATAAGgattatttttattcaaaaagtcaTATTTATTTACAGGTGAGTCCTGGAGCTCTGATTTAATCCCTTGAATTCTTACATTTCTTGGATATTCCAATAGCAAAATCTCCCTATCTTTTTTCTCAACTACTGTCCACCAGCTGGGGGTTTGGGATTTACCTACCCACCTTTGTTTGTTCTGGCAACCCCTGTTACATTTcccaaaattttaaatttaaatggttgtaaaggcagaaggttttttttatcttattgcattctgtgcattaagataaaaagcctcctgtgtgcagcagcccccctaatacatatCTGAGGTCTGTCtacatccagcaatgttgcaggagtttctcggctgcccgggactctccctcctcattggttgagacagcagtgtggcgccattggctcccattgctgtcaatcaaagtcagtcagccaataaggagagaaagggggcagggccgggccctggctccgtgtctgaatggacacagggagctgtggctccgctcgggtgcccccatagcaagctgcttgctgtgggggcattcaacaggagggaggggtcaggagacccgaagagggacccgagaagaggaggatctaggctgctctgtgcaaaaccattacacagggcaggtaagtataacatgtttatgatttttaactaaaaaaaccaagactttagtatcactttacccACCTCACGCCTTAATTGGCGGGAGGGCATGCATGTACAACCTCCTGGAAACACACTCCTCGTGCGCCCCCCATGGGCAATCATTGGGGAAAAATCTGTGATGTCAGTGTCCAttgaacacagccaatcacagtttgtggtaaatggccaatcacagcgggcatTTATCATGTGATCGGCGTGTCCAataagagatgatctcaaatgtaaacatatgagatcatctctcattcaCAGCTCTCCCTCCTTACACAGAGACCGCGGGTGAGAAGGGAGTACGATCTGTGCTTGGAGTGAGTTGTTTCCTTGCCAACCTGTTTCCTTGCCAATATAGGGCCCATCAGTGTCAGCGTGCCCACAGTgtcagagtgcccatcagtgtcagagtgcccacagtgccatcagtgcccacagtgccaacagtgcccatcagtgtcacagtgcccatcagtgtcatggtgcctatcagtgtcagagtgtccacagtgccatcagtgcccacagtgcccatcagtgtcagagtgcctatcagtgtcacagtgcctatcagtgtcacagtgctcatcagtgtcagagtgcccacagtgccacagtgcctatcagtgtcacagtgctatcagtacccatcacttccaacagtgcccatcagtgtcacagtgcccatcagtgtcagagtgctcacagtgccatcagtgcccacagtgccatcagtgcccatcagtgtcacagtgctcacggtgcccatcaatgtcacagtgcccacagtgcaacgcctgaaggtgctacttcaatgctggccctctgtatgtggccaggctgtgtaaaagtctcacacatgtggtgtcgccatactcaggaggagtaccagaatgtattttggggtatcatttttgctatgtacatgctatgtgttggaattaTCTTATAAATGTACAAcccttgtgtaaaaaaaagtgcTTTCATTTTTTTCCCGCATGTTCCAAAAACTTgcggaaaaaaattacatgttcaaaagactcattatgcctcatagattatacattgtggTGTTTcctttccaatatggggtcattttgtgggcgtttccattgtcctggtgctccagggccttcaaaagtataataggtggttgagaaattagatgtgtaatttatgctcctagaacgcctgacggtgctctgtgcatgttgggcctctgtatgtggctgggctgtgaaaaagtccgacacatgtggtatcgccaaactcaggaggagtaacagaatgtgttttgaggtgtagttgcaagtatacaTATGCCATGTGAAAGAAACAACCTGTTAAAATGAAAATTCTGGGGAAAACcaaataaaaaatcttcattttgcaaagaattgtgggaaaaatgtataacttcaaaaaactcaccatgcctcatactaaataacttggaatgtctactttccaaaaagttgtaatttggggggtatttttactgtcctggcttgttagtgtctcaagaaatgagataggccatcagtacatcaggtgtgatcaggtgtgatcaattttcaatgattggcaccatggcttgtagactctataactttcacacagaccaaataatatccccTTATTTGGGTTATTATTACCAAAGCAATGTAGCAGTATAAGTTTTAGCCAACATTTTTGAATAAagatgactaatttgcaaaattgtattacaaaattttcggtctttttttcatttatagcgcaaaaaataaaataacccagaggtgattaaatataaccaaaagaaagctctatttgtatgaaaaaaaaggacaaaaattcatatgggtacagtgttgcatgactgagtaattgtcattcaaattgtgagagtgctgaaagctgaaaattggcaagtggttaattaaaaatcAAGCATGAATCATGGGTACCCTTATAATGAGCATAGCAGTgcacagacccgagaactcagtgCAGAGTTCTCACCAAGTTCCTGAGAGATAGAAGTGACTGTCAGGTGGTTTAAGGCACCATCTACCAGAAATTGCAATATCCGTTTTAGATGGACTGGCTCTTTATGTGGTCATTAGTTTAGTAAAATTTTTTTTCTGTATCTCTATTTTAGTTGCCATGAGCCCAAAATGTGAATATATTTTATAATGGCCCCTCTAATATCCTGGTTCCTCAAGCTGTAGATCAGGGGGTTGAAAAATGGTGTAACTAATATATATATCAAAGACAGGTACTTGTTTGTATTGGAGGAACTGCTttttggtgaaaaaatatatatagacgcCAAGCTTCCAAAGTAAAGACAAACTACGGTGAGGTGGGAGCTGCACGTTGAGAAGGCCTTCTGTCTCCTGATGGAGGATGACATCTTCAGGATGGTGTGGAAGATGAAAATATAGGTGGCAACAATGAATACAAATGGACAGACAATGAGAGGAGTGGACACTATGGAAGTGACCAGCTTAACAGAAGAAATGTCTGAACATGAAAGTTCTAAAACAGGAGCGACATCACAGTAGAAATGGTTGATGGTATTTGAACCACAGAAATCTAACCTATACAAGaaaacatatattacaagtgacAGAGAAAGTCCcgttgaccaacacaaagtgacaatcTGAAGTTGAAGTCCAAATGTCATAATGACAGTATAACGTAATGGCTTGCAAATGGCCAGGTATCGGTCAAAGGACATGGAAATTAAAAGCAGACACTGAGTGATTCCACATACAGCAAGCAGATAGAAATGGAAAAAACATTTAGTAATGGACATTTTTCCACCACCTTCCAGTGTCAACCACAACATACTAGGCTGAATATTACTGGTGAAGAGGATCTCAGACAAAGATAGCTGGGTCAGAAAGATGTACATGGGAGAATGAAGGTTCTTGCTGACCATAACCAAAATGGTTACAAGAGCATTTCCTGTTAGAGCCATAATGTAAATAAGCAGAAGGAAGACAAAAAGAAGGATTTTGAGATTATGAAGGTCTCCAAAACCCAGGAGCAGAAATTCTGTGACCGCTGTTTGATTCTTCTTGACCATCACCTGGAGATCATAAGATGAATAgggtttaaagcccaacttcacctTTAGGGCATTACCCCCTCCTCTTCAGTCGTTTGCCACGGCTTGACAagcaaagttttaaaaaatcagtaCTCACTCTCTTAACACTTCAGTGCTGCCCTTCACATCTTCGTACTGATGACCCTCTTCTGGGTTAAATGACAACTAATGTAACATActcccttgtgggggggggggggggggattgtcactCAGCCAACGCCTACATAGAATAGCGTTCATGCATCACACGGTGAGTGCTGTGTTATATGTAGAATTGCAGACATACCTAGGTCAATACTAGAGGAGAAAATAAAGGACCCTCACTTATTACGTAAATGGCCAGAAGATacctaaaaataaaatatgtattctGCAATTTTACAAGTACAAGTGAGTTGGTGAATGGGAAAGAGAAAGAGGAGAATTAaactgaagttgggctttaaactacTGTCTAAATAAATATTGTcaataaagttttgaaaattgctTTATTACAAATTGATCGGTCACTGAGTGTATGTGAGTATCAATTACTTAAAGGtatataccgtgtgtgtgtgtacatatagtatctcacaaaagtgagtacaaccctcacatttttgtaaatattttattctatctttttatgtgacaacactgaagaaatgaactttgctacaatataaagtagtgagtgtacagcttgtataacagtgtaaatttgctgtcccctcaaaataactcaacacacagccatgtctaaactgctggcaacaaaagtgagtacacccctaagtgaaaatgtccaaattgggcccaattagccattttccctccccggtgtcatgttactccttagtgttacaaggtctcaggtgtgaatggggagcaggtgtggtaaatttggttttatcactctcactctcttttactggtcactggaagttcaacatggcacctcatggcaaagaactctaaacccaaaaccaaaaatgtaataaattgcagcttgcAATCCTTAAATATGGTGttgcattagatttcttttttttttttttttttttgcaaacaagcagttacagcaacagatttTTTTTCAGAATGAAGGCTTTACATGAATAAAAAGCTGATCATCGTAAGCACTCATGTCAGTGCTAAGTGATTTGTCTCAATCCTCTAGCTGCTACATTtgaaggagagcttgttctgttgaaaaacaatagacttactgactggatcatcaggtgaaaataaaggctaAAAAGAACAATTAaagcagctatcacatctaagaattcataagctgcaatatgataaacTAAGGTTGGGTTTTGAgtttaaggctcaattcacacctatgcattttgcttTTGACCGTTtcagcagtgctttttgctgtgctttccgcaTTTTTGGACAAGTGTTTATgatgcatttttgattttttttttctatttatttgggcaatttgttgttgggcagaataAATAATGTAAAACGCAAAAAGCGCCAAAAACACGCTATAAACGCACAACATGCTTTTCTgctgcatttccattgaagtctattgaaaaaaggaaaaaagcagcgtttcgcgtttaaaaaagtccctgaacctttccaaaaatgtagaggcacaaaaatgcattgatgtgaatgtgttccataggaacccatcttTAAAATAATGTGCTgcgttctgcaaaaagcatgaaaaaatgcattagtgtgaaccgagccttatagtgctttaagcaggccatagatggatcCAGGGGCAGACGTACAGGGATCGCAGGAGTCGCCATCgtgatcatgtgacatcagagggggcggggtcatctggttacgtcaccgggtggcaccttccttgcctttataacagctggAGACATGAAGGcggaactttttttgttttttctatttttccggCCTGTCGGGCGGCGTGAATGACAATGGATGTACATTgctggccactttttttttttgcttttttaataaaggaattgtcaaaaactgtctcttgtggtttttactttttctcactttctttggtgaatgggtaggggtacaaagtacccgatacccattcacatagagggcttccagattctgatacaaccaccggccagggttgttgggtagaggccattgtccccatcaacatggagacaagctgctttggggtggggggcacccaaagggtctggtatggactgggggacctCACACCGGTTTTTCCATTTTTGTAATCTATATTGCCGGAAGACGGCAATACTTTACAGCCTCGAGCAagtttaaatggcattttttcctttagaaatgtaattattgctgcggcattttctacacatcgcacagatgtgccactttacaggtagactaaagggacccccaggcaccatatttaaaggaatatttaatttttattgtttcactttaagcatcattaaaataactgctcctttaaaaacgattgttttaaaacttgtattttgcattgatacatgtcccccagggcagtactcagatccccatatactttttatggcaataacttgcatataagcctttaaaatgaggacttttgatttttcatgttcgtgtcccgtagactttaatacCGTTCGCATGTTcagtagaactttttgcctgttcaaggtGTTCTGGTGCCCATCCCTACTCCTATTATATggatttagtaaatctaaaggacaaTTGTACAAGATTATTTtagaatgtatggccagccttagtccttGGTGTTCAACATGCAGCTCAAGGGCCCTTTAATATTTGCCCTTGGACCTCGGCAGACAGCAGTGGAATTATTATGTTTTTTAAAGGGGGATTTAATGGCAGTGATCTCTAAAAATCCCTTGTCACATGACCCCTGTATCTGACTATTTGTCTCCTGCAATTTGTCTGCAGTATCCAACCACACCTGTAGCTTGCCGTAGTAATTGTTTTTGTAAGTGTGCAATCTCTAACTATCTGTCCGGTGTTCCTGTGCATTCTCCTGCAGTGTGATTTGGCAGCCTGTTCATTTGAATTAGCTGCAAATCGCACCAGACCACTCAAAAAGTAGTGCAGCAATACTGTTGAATAACACGCCACACCAAATTGCATGGTTCTGCAGTATCATGTGATCTGAAGCCCACAAAAGCACTGCCTTGCGATCTGCATTTAGGGTGCTGTTGTAATAGCACCTAGAGAAGATTGGAAAGGCAGTTCATTTTGACAgcacccccccaaaacaaaaatttaTCTACGGCCCTGTGTTCACGGAATGCGCTTTTCTATCActacgttctggtgtgaactggcccttattctCTCTGCCTATTGCAACACCAATACTGGTATAATAGTATCCCATGAGATGCAAGTTGGAAGGTGAATTTGTAGTTGTTTATGGAAAGTAGAAACAAGTGAtcaagccaacgtgtttcgggggaacAAAGACTCCCCCTTCCTCTGGGCTGTTGCTGTATGCTAAGGTGAATGGAAAAGGATCCCAAACAGGTGTGTCTGTGACACCAAGTTCGGAATCATCTGCCCCTTCAAACACACCGGACATTCATCATTCTGATCTTGGTGTCACACACACGCCTGTTTGGGATCCCTCTCAATTCACCTTAGCATACAGCAACAGCCCAGAGGAAGGGGGAGTCTTTGTTCCCACAAAAGACATTGGCTTGATCACTTGTTGCTACTTTCAGTAAACGATTACAAATATACCTTCCAACTTTCATCTCATTGGATATTGGGTGCTCCTTTTTACCTACTTTGTACATGTAGAAACCAAC is a window from the Aquarana catesbeiana isolate 2022-GZ linkage group LG03, ASM4218655v1, whole genome shotgun sequence genome containing:
- the LOC141134146 gene encoding olfactory receptor 10A3-like, whose translation is MVKKNQTAVTEFLLLGFGDLHNLKILLFVFLLLIYIMALTGNALVTILVMVSKNLHSPMYIFLTQLSLSEILFTSNIQPSMLWLTLEGGGKMSITKCFFHFYLLAVCGITQCLLLISMSFDRYLAICKPLRYTVIMTFGLQLQIVTLCWSTGLSLSLVIYVFLYRLDFCGSNTINHFYCDVAPVLELSCSDISSVKLVTSIVSTPLIVCPFVFIVATYIFIFHTILKMSSSIRRQKAFSTCSSHLTVVCLYFGSLASIYIFSPKSSSSNTNKYLSLIYILVTPFFNPLIYSLRNQDIRGAIIKYIHILGSWQLK